The Apibacter raozihei genome contains a region encoding:
- a CDS encoding deoxynucleoside kinase, with protein MHIAITGNIGAGKTTLTQLLAKNYQWIAQFEDADDNPYLDDFYFDMAKWSFNLQIYFLSSRFNQIKEIRESKKNIIQDRTIYEDAYIFAANLHEMGLMQTRDFNNYLNLFNLMKDYIQAPDLLIYLRASIPKLVSQIQKRGREYESSISIDYLNRLNEKYEEWISGYKEGKLLIVDVDQIDFVDNKEHLGLIIDQVESNIHGLF; from the coding sequence ATGCATATTGCAATAACCGGAAATATAGGAGCTGGAAAAACTACTTTGACTCAACTATTAGCCAAAAATTACCAATGGATTGCTCAGTTTGAAGATGCGGATGACAATCCTTATCTGGATGATTTTTATTTTGACATGGCAAAGTGGTCCTTTAATCTCCAAATTTACTTTTTAAGTTCTCGCTTTAATCAAATAAAAGAAATTAGAGAAAGTAAAAAAAACATTATTCAGGATCGTACTATTTATGAGGATGCATATATTTTTGCGGCAAATTTACATGAGATGGGATTAATGCAGACCCGGGATTTTAATAATTATCTTAATCTTTTTAATTTAATGAAAGATTACATTCAGGCTCCGGATTTACTTATCTATCTTAGAGCTTCGATCCCAAAACTGGTAAGTCAGATACAAAAGAGAGGGCGAGAATATGAATCCTCTATCAGCATAGATTATTTGAATCGTCTTAACGAAAAATATGAAGAATGGATTTCTGGTTATAAAGAAGGAAAATTATTGATTGTTGATGTTGATCAAATAGATTTTGTTGACAATAAAGAACATTTGGGACTAATTATCGATCAGGTGGAATCTAATATCCATGGCCTGTTTTAG
- the prmA gene encoding 50S ribosomal protein L11 methyltransferase gives MKYIEYQFSVKPLNPWKDILIAYLAELEFESFVDSDTGFMAYIKESSDDEQLVKELPVLSSDQVEVTYQRQKSPDINWNEEWEKNFTPVNIEDQVYLHADFHPKRTDIPYPIIIEPKMSFGTGHHETTYNMIHAMLSMNFEGKDVLDMGSGTGVLGIFAKMKGANFVEAIDIDEWSYGNAVENATKNGISIQIKLGDASLLGHHKFDIILANINKNILLQDINIYAENLNASGQLLLSGIYEHDFEDIINECEKYGLNFVQKWSKNNWISILLTHDL, from the coding sequence ATGAAGTATATAGAATACCAATTTTCGGTAAAACCTCTGAATCCATGGAAAGATATTTTAATAGCTTATCTGGCTGAATTAGAATTCGAAAGTTTTGTTGATTCAGATACAGGTTTTATGGCTTATATTAAAGAATCTTCAGATGACGAACAACTTGTAAAAGAACTTCCTGTTTTATCCTCAGATCAAGTCGAAGTTACCTATCAAAGGCAAAAGTCACCTGATATTAACTGGAATGAAGAATGGGAAAAAAACTTTACACCTGTAAACATTGAAGATCAGGTTTATCTCCATGCAGATTTTCATCCTAAAAGAACTGATATTCCTTACCCTATCATTATTGAACCTAAAATGTCTTTTGGTACAGGTCATCATGAAACTACCTACAATATGATCCACGCTATGTTATCTATGAATTTTGAAGGCAAAGATGTATTGGATATGGGAAGTGGTACCGGAGTTCTGGGTATTTTTGCCAAAATGAAAGGAGCTAACTTTGTGGAAGCTATAGATATTGATGAGTGGTCGTATGGTAATGCAGTGGAAAACGCTACGAAAAATGGAATATCCATTCAAATCAAATTAGGGGATGCAAGCCTTTTAGGTCATCATAAATTTGATATAATTTTAGCTAATATAAATAAAAATATACTTTTACAGGATATAAATATATATGCGGAAAATTTAAATGCTTCCGGTCAATTATTGTTAAGTGGCATATATGAACATGATTTTGAAGATATTATCAATGAATGTGAAAAGTATGGCTTAAATTTTGTTCAGAAGTGGTCAAAAAATAACTGGATTTCAATATTATTAACCCATGATTTATAA
- a CDS encoding ATP-dependent Clp protease adaptor ClpS, with translation MIYNNQPNWKEQENVDTLVEEENPHVIVLHNDDVNTFDFVIDSLIEVCGHSLEQAQQCTYLVHYKGKCEVKTGSLEDLIPMNNALLRRGLSSEVV, from the coding sequence ATGATTTATAATAATCAGCCTAATTGGAAAGAACAGGAGAATGTAGATACATTAGTGGAAGAAGAAAATCCACATGTAATAGTTCTTCATAATGATGATGTTAATACATTTGACTTTGTAATCGATAGCCTGATTGAAGTATGTGGTCATAGTTTAGAGCAGGCCCAGCAGTGTACCTATTTGGTTCATTACAAAGGAAAATGTGAGGTTAAAACAGGCTCTCTTGAAGATCTCATTCCCATGAATAATGCTTTATTACGAAGAGGTCTGTCTTCAGAAGTCGTATAA
- a CDS encoding glycerophosphodiester phosphodiesterase, with product MKNAIVILLFMNINLFYTQTRVIAHRGYWDTAGSAQNSLVSLSKANEIKVYGSEFDVLITSDGIPVVNHDDDIQGHVIENTPYSQLSNLKLPNGEILPTLEQYLILGKSFADLQLILEIKPHKKQENEKRAVREVLALVKKYNLEKQIEFISFSMNICKELKSKNPNSEIYYLGSDVSPKTIKEIGLTGIDYYYKVLLISKPEWLQEAKEMGLKINVWTVNEDNDMHLLIDKKIDFITTDAPVRLKNLLQPSSLIK from the coding sequence ATGAAAAACGCAATTGTAATTTTATTATTCATGAATATAAATTTGTTTTATACCCAAACACGTGTAATTGCACACAGAGGTTACTGGGATACTGCGGGCAGTGCACAAAATTCTCTGGTATCTTTATCCAAAGCAAACGAAATAAAAGTTTATGGTTCTGAATTTGATGTTTTAATAACTTCAGATGGCATCCCTGTTGTAAATCACGATGATGACATACAAGGTCATGTAATTGAGAATACACCCTACTCCCAACTAAGTAACTTAAAACTTCCAAACGGAGAAATTCTTCCTACACTGGAACAATATCTCATTTTGGGTAAATCTTTTGCGGATTTACAATTAATTTTAGAAATTAAACCTCATAAAAAACAAGAAAACGAAAAAAGAGCTGTTCGTGAAGTTTTGGCTTTAGTAAAAAAATATAATCTTGAAAAACAAATTGAATTCATATCATTTAGTATGAATATTTGTAAAGAACTAAAATCTAAAAATCCGAATTCTGAAATATATTATTTGGGAAGCGATGTAAGTCCGAAAACAATCAAAGAAATAGGGTTAACAGGGATCGATTATTATTATAAAGTTTTATTAATCTCTAAACCTGAATGGTTACAGGAAGCAAAAGAAATGGGTTTAAAAATTAATGTATGGACTGTTAATGAAGATAATGACATGCATCTGTTAATTGATAAAAAAATAGATTTTATAACGACGGATGCACCAGTAAGACTTAAAAATTTGCTACAGCCTTCATCTTTAATTAAGTAA
- a CDS encoding TonB-dependent receptor, with product MKIFLRIIFVFCLFYCHEIFSQGINGSIQGKILVDDNKNLSSIWVELVNESNGFSTRTQTNTTGEYYFQQLPLGGPYNLKVTDDNGGEWEEKGFILNQGDQLTVDFNLQDQFSQLEEVIINAAPVTKTIAKIGAVTSVTATDLARLPVNGRNYTSLTDLSPLSSGSNLSGQLGSSVNFTINGMTAKNPTSGGSTNRNGGPYAISMEAIREFEIVTNQYDVTYGRSGGGTISSVTKSGTNTLKGSLFTFGRADWLSSPYDIRGNKRKADFSTYQYGFSLGGPIIKNKAHFFIAWDHQDDKRPIYIADIHSIEDEKRYNVSQTTLDRYLAIARNKYGVASSPQFGAFNKKQGTDAVFFKLDWQLNDTNLFTLRNNYINDSNHQAIGDNTSINLYEVYGDVKSVDNSLMASLRSVFSTQVTNELKIQHLYTAEKTSPNKQLPSQNIPRAIVERVESEIEGKMAYTSIQLGGQRYIPENFYNNVIQLVDNIYYTTDRFKYTLGIDLMYTHMNSRYGSEANGRFYFSGLDNFDTMKPYRYTREIYTSDEERVKQNILASGVYGQLQTQLFNGFQMTAGIRLDYTDYMNTGRFNSLVFEELGIKTNNKLNTLQFQPRIQFTWDIDNQHKDILRLGGGIFGSDINNYALINNMVFDGSRMSSVDLVGSFVPTPDFISYRENPLSAPGKNLLSDPSIPRMTTINTNAKNSKVPTVYKANFTYSHFFNSRFKIGLSFYTTLARHNYMYIDRNMVDEPFFRIASEANRAVYVPVSGINPVNGVADWTTGRKTSKVGRVLELTSQGKINQFAFIFDTSYKYHQDGQFSFSYTWNDSKDNTSYNGNVANSATLSLMVKEDPRNLRNMTYSDNQFRNKIIFYGTSPSFWGINIGLRFSGFGGTRYSLAVNGNVNGDFVSTNDLAYIYNPDDLTTPAHIREGLHAILANPKVEQSFKNYIKKSYGKIAERNGGVNRFYGTFDLRISKKFKTILTQNIELSVDIFNFLNLLNKDWGAGYFLGKQYIYSIKSFDADKKEFVYTVNPNAGISSRNGNPYQIQIGIRYNF from the coding sequence ATGAAAATATTTTTAAGAATAATATTTGTCTTTTGCCTTTTTTATTGTCATGAAATCTTTTCTCAGGGAATTAATGGTAGTATACAGGGTAAAATATTGGTAGATGATAATAAAAACCTAAGCTCTATATGGGTGGAACTGGTTAACGAATCAAATGGCTTTAGTACACGAACACAAACTAATACTACAGGTGAATATTATTTTCAGCAACTTCCACTGGGGGGGCCATACAATTTAAAAGTTACAGACGATAACGGCGGAGAATGGGAAGAAAAGGGATTTATACTTAATCAGGGAGATCAACTTACTGTTGATTTTAATTTACAAGATCAATTTTCTCAATTAGAAGAAGTGATAATCAATGCAGCTCCTGTAACTAAGACCATAGCTAAAATAGGCGCGGTTACTTCCGTAACGGCAACCGATCTGGCTCGTTTACCTGTTAATGGAAGAAACTATACTTCTCTAACAGATTTATCTCCCTTAAGCAGTGGTTCCAACTTATCAGGGCAGTTAGGATCTTCCGTAAATTTCACAATAAATGGGATGACTGCTAAAAACCCAACTTCCGGAGGTAGTACTAATCGTAACGGAGGTCCCTATGCTATATCGATGGAAGCTATAAGAGAATTTGAAATTGTAACCAATCAATACGATGTAACCTACGGAAGAAGTGGTGGCGGAACCATAAGTTCGGTGACAAAATCTGGTACGAATACACTTAAAGGTAGTTTGTTTACCTTTGGTAGAGCTGATTGGCTTTCCAGTCCATACGATATAAGAGGAAACAAACGAAAGGCTGATTTCTCAACTTACCAATATGGCTTTTCCCTTGGCGGTCCGATAATCAAAAATAAAGCTCACTTTTTTATTGCCTGGGATCATCAGGATGATAAACGTCCGATTTACATCGCAGATATTCATAGTATAGAGGATGAAAAAAGATATAATGTTTCACAAACAACCTTAGACAGATATCTCGCCATTGCCAGAAATAAATACGGAGTAGCTTCTTCTCCTCAATTTGGCGCTTTTAATAAAAAACAAGGTACAGATGCAGTTTTTTTTAAGTTGGATTGGCAACTTAATGATACTAATTTGTTTACGCTTCGTAATAATTACATAAACGATAGTAATCATCAGGCAATCGGCGATAACACATCTATAAATTTATATGAGGTATATGGAGATGTTAAATCTGTAGACAATAGTTTAATGGCTTCTCTCCGCTCTGTCTTTTCAACCCAAGTGACTAATGAGCTTAAAATACAACATTTATATACAGCTGAAAAAACATCTCCTAACAAACAATTACCATCTCAAAACATACCCAGAGCTATTGTAGAAAGAGTTGAATCTGAAATTGAGGGAAAAATGGCTTATACATCTATACAGCTGGGAGGACAACGATATATACCTGAAAATTTTTATAACAATGTGATACAATTGGTGGATAATATATACTACACTACTGATCGTTTTAAATATACTCTGGGTATTGATTTGATGTATACCCATATGAATTCACGTTATGGTAGCGAAGCTAATGGTCGGTTCTATTTTTCAGGTTTGGATAATTTTGATACCATGAAACCCTATCGATATACCAGAGAAATATATACTTCGGATGAAGAAAGGGTCAAACAAAATATTCTTGCATCAGGAGTTTATGGACAACTTCAGACACAATTATTCAACGGGTTTCAAATGACAGCCGGCATTCGACTTGATTATACTGATTATATGAATACAGGAAGATTTAACTCTTTAGTTTTTGAAGAACTAGGTATTAAAACCAATAATAAGCTAAATACATTACAATTTCAACCGAGAATACAGTTTACCTGGGATATAGATAATCAGCATAAAGATATATTACGTTTGGGCGGGGGAATTTTCGGTTCAGACATAAATAATTATGCATTAATAAATAATATGGTGTTTGATGGATCCCGTATGTCTTCTGTAGACCTTGTCGGTAGTTTTGTACCTACACCCGATTTTATAAGCTACAGGGAAAATCCTTTATCGGCTCCGGGAAAAAATCTCTTGTCAGACCCCAGCATTCCTCGTATGACAACTATAAATACCAATGCAAAAAATTCAAAAGTTCCTACAGTTTACAAGGCAAACTTTACCTACTCTCATTTTTTTAACAGCAGGTTTAAAATCGGACTCAGCTTTTATACTACACTGGCACGTCATAATTATATGTATATCGATAGAAATATGGTAGATGAACCTTTTTTCAGAATTGCTTCTGAAGCAAACCGTGCTGTCTATGTTCCTGTATCTGGTATTAATCCTGTGAATGGTGTTGCAGACTGGACAACCGGAAGAAAAACCAGCAAGGTGGGCCGTGTTCTGGAACTAACTAGTCAAGGAAAAATTAATCAATTTGCTTTTATTTTTGATACTTCTTATAAATATCATCAAGACGGACAGTTTTCTTTTAGCTATACATGGAATGATTCTAAAGATAATACTTCTTATAATGGAAATGTAGCTAATTCTGCAACCTTATCCTTAATGGTTAAAGAAGATCCTCGCAATCTTAGGAATATGACCTATTCTGATAATCAGTTTCGCAATAAAATTATTTTTTACGGAACCTCTCCTTCTTTCTGGGGCATTAATATAGGACTTAGATTTTCAGGTTTCGGAGGTACCCGGTATTCATTAGCTGTAAACGGAAATGTAAATGGTGATTTTGTGTCCACCAATGATTTAGCATATATTTATAATCCTGATGATTTGACAACACCTGCCCATATCAGAGAAGGATTACATGCCATTCTAGCAAACCCGAAAGTTGAACAAAGTTTTAAAAACTACATCAAAAAAAGTTATGGTAAAATTGCTGAAAGAAATGGTGGTGTTAATCGATTTTACGGCACTTTCGATCTCAGGATATCTAAAAAATTTAAAACTATATTAACTCAAAATATTGAGCTGTCTGTAGACATATTTAATTTTTTGAACTTATTGAATAAAGATTGGGGAGCTGGATATTTTCTGGGTAAGCAGTATATTTATTCTATAAAAAGTTTTGATGCGGATAAAAAGGAGTTCGTTTACACGGTTAATCCTAATGCCGGTATTTCTTCTAGAAACGGTAACCCTTATCAGATACAGATAGGTATTCGATATAATTTTTAA
- a CDS encoding electron transfer flavoprotein subunit beta/FixA family protein, whose translation MKILVAISSVPDTTSKINFTQDNTQFDTNGIQYVINPQDEFCLSKAVYLQEQQGAEVTVLSVGDSSVEPVLRKCLAIGAKEAIRINAKPLDSEIVAKEIAAVAGEGNYDIILLGKESLDYNGGLVPGLTAAEMDLSFVNAVIGLEVEGNIAKVTRELDNGKEVISLNLPVVLAGQKGLVQENELKIPNMRGIMTAKTKPLTVIEPKYSGSKVSTIAYEKPKTRSSVVLVDKDNLDELVRLLHEEAKVI comes from the coding sequence ATGAAAATACTAGTAGCTATAAGTAGTGTGCCAGATACTACATCGAAAATTAATTTTACCCAAGATAATACTCAATTTGATACTAATGGAATACAATATGTTATAAATCCGCAGGATGAGTTCTGTTTAAGTAAAGCAGTTTATCTTCAGGAGCAACAAGGAGCTGAGGTTACGGTTTTATCCGTAGGAGACAGTTCGGTAGAACCCGTACTGAGAAAATGCCTTGCAATCGGAGCAAAAGAGGCTATTCGTATTAATGCAAAACCGCTTGACAGTGAAATTGTAGCTAAAGAAATTGCAGCCGTAGCAGGAGAAGGAAATTATGATATAATTTTATTAGGAAAAGAATCGTTAGATTATAACGGAGGTTTAGTTCCGGGTTTGACTGCTGCGGAAATGGATTTATCTTTTGTTAATGCTGTTATAGGTCTTGAGGTAGAGGGTAACATAGCTAAGGTAACCCGTGAGCTGGATAACGGTAAAGAAGTTATTTCTCTTAATTTACCGGTGGTATTAGCAGGTCAGAAAGGTTTGGTACAGGAAAATGAATTAAAAATTCCTAATATGAGAGGTATTATGACTGCGAAAACTAAACCATTAACAGTTATCGAGCCCAAGTATTCCGGATCTAAAGTTTCAACTATAGCTTATGAAAAGCCCAAAACCCGTTCCAGTGTTGTTTTGGTAGATAAAGATAATCTTGATGAATTGGTTCGATTATTACATGAAGAGGCAAAAGTTATCTAA
- a CDS encoding electron transfer flavoprotein subunit alpha/FixB family protein, translating into MIYAYTENSNGKYKKSSFEVVSYAKTLADMIGDTVTVITINSDDSPDDLYKYGATKVLNVKNEALKVFDPKVFAGVISQLADGNYILFSHSNESASIAPFLVKEKDAAYITNVISLPISASPFQVKRNVFSGKGIATVETTASKLIITVSANSVGCKESPVQGIQENPQVNLPTDPGYKVESSELNTGKIDLKEAEIVVSAGRGMKGPENWKIIEDLANVLGAATACSKPVSDAGWRPHAEHVGQTGKAIAPKLYIAIGISGAIQHLAGINNSQTIVVINNDPEAPFFKSADYGVVGDLFEVVPKLTEKLKVFKG; encoded by the coding sequence ATGATTTACGCATATACGGAAAATTCAAACGGAAAATATAAGAAATCTTCATTTGAAGTTGTTTCTTATGCAAAAACACTGGCAGACATGATTGGTGATACGGTAACAGTTATTACTATTAATTCAGACGATTCACCTGATGATTTATATAAATATGGTGCCACTAAAGTTTTAAATGTAAAAAATGAAGCTTTAAAAGTATTTGATCCTAAAGTTTTTGCTGGAGTTATTTCACAATTGGCCGATGGAAATTATATACTATTTTCTCATTCTAACGAAAGTGCTTCTATAGCTCCTTTTTTAGTAAAGGAAAAAGATGCTGCATACATTACTAATGTAATTTCTCTCCCTATATCAGCCTCTCCTTTTCAAGTTAAGAGAAATGTATTTTCAGGAAAGGGAATAGCTACGGTAGAAACCACAGCATCTAAGTTAATTATTACTGTATCTGCTAACTCCGTTGGATGTAAAGAAAGCCCTGTGCAAGGGATTCAGGAAAATCCGCAGGTAAATTTACCTACAGATCCTGGTTATAAAGTTGAATCTTCAGAATTAAATACAGGAAAAATAGATTTAAAAGAGGCTGAAATTGTTGTAAGTGCAGGAAGAGGAATGAAAGGTCCGGAAAACTGGAAAATTATTGAAGATTTAGCCAATGTTTTAGGAGCAGCAACAGCTTGTTCCAAACCTGTTTCTGATGCAGGATGGAGACCTCATGCTGAACACGTAGGACAAACCGGAAAGGCTATCGCACCTAAATTATATATAGCTATTGGTATATCCGGTGCTATTCAGCATTTAGCCGGTATAAACAATAGTCAGACTATTGTTGTGATTAATAATGATCCTGAAGCACCGTTTTTTAAATCGGCTGATTATGGCGTAGTAGGTGATTTATTTGAAGTAGTACCTAAGCTTACTGAAAAATTGAAGGTTTTTAAAGGTTAA
- a CDS encoding lipopolysaccharide biosynthesis protein, giving the protein MGVVARQGIKYSIISYLSFLLGTFSTIFIYPADTTFLGQLRFIQPSAEIIFPFVVFGLSYANIKFYQQFKAKNQNLDFLVFSIKFIVISFLIICLLYWLFASLFPSIGNSDSWKMKQYVLPVILILALSQLFSKYISNFKRVAITGIFENFFPKLGSLVAFICFVYLGISEINSLYIFIFFFFAALAGLIVYFLRLNKDKPSGSLSILSSKNFRKELFYFCIFSVLGSIGNQLALRIDNLMISELISYKQNGIYSILMSIVGFLSVPLAGVFAISGPIIVEKLENNQHAELNDFYQKISKFLFLFGTVLLSCIFAGCDYLFLLMKNGHELSEAKSIIYILGIATLFDISTGFNSQIITYSRYYRFNIYAMLLLAVLTISSNWIFIVYFNLGIEGVAMATAISLTIYNIIKLIFNYKIFKIQPFTRVYLYILITGISAVILAWSIPDTSNNLINLLLKPLVVIIIFLIINLWLKFFPFKEIFSTNLKSFLSGKK; this is encoded by the coding sequence ATGGGTGTAGTCGCTAGACAAGGAATTAAATACAGTATCATCAGCTATTTAAGTTTTTTACTTGGTACATTTTCCACAATTTTCATATACCCGGCAGATACCACTTTTTTGGGTCAATTACGATTTATCCAGCCTTCAGCTGAAATTATTTTTCCTTTTGTCGTATTTGGTCTCAGCTATGCTAATATTAAATTTTACCAACAATTTAAAGCTAAAAATCAAAATCTGGATTTTTTAGTTTTTTCTATAAAATTTATTGTAATTAGTTTTCTTATCATTTGTCTACTTTATTGGTTATTTGCCAGTCTTTTTCCTTCAATTGGAAATTCAGACTCCTGGAAAATGAAACAATATGTGCTTCCGGTTATACTTATACTTGCTTTATCGCAGTTATTTTCAAAATATATTTCAAACTTTAAACGTGTTGCCATAACTGGAATATTTGAAAATTTCTTCCCAAAATTAGGATCTTTAGTTGCTTTTATCTGCTTTGTTTATCTGGGTATTTCTGAAATTAATTCTTTATATATTTTTATATTTTTCTTTTTTGCCGCTCTGGCAGGTCTTATTGTTTATTTTCTCAGACTGAACAAAGATAAACCTAGTGGTAGTCTCAGTATTCTTTCCAGTAAAAACTTTCGTAAAGAATTATTTTATTTCTGTATTTTTTCTGTTTTAGGAAGTATAGGAAATCAGCTGGCATTACGTATTGATAACCTGATGATATCCGAATTGATCAGTTATAAACAAAACGGAATATATTCAATACTTATGTCTATCGTAGGATTTCTTTCAGTACCTCTGGCTGGTGTTTTTGCTATTTCAGGTCCTATTATAGTTGAAAAACTTGAAAATAATCAACATGCCGAACTTAATGACTTTTACCAAAAAATATCCAAATTTTTATTTTTATTCGGAACGGTATTACTATCCTGTATATTTGCCGGATGTGATTATCTTTTTTTATTAATGAAAAACGGACACGAACTCAGCGAGGCTAAATCTATTATTTATATTCTGGGTATTGCTACTCTTTTTGATATATCAACTGGATTTAACAGCCAAATTATAACCTATTCTCGATATTACCGGTTTAACATTTATGCAATGCTTCTACTTGCTGTATTAACCATTAGCTCTAACTGGATCTTTATTGTATATTTTAATCTGGGTATTGAAGGTGTTGCAATGGCTACAGCAATATCTCTTACTATATATAACATTATTAAACTAATTTTTAATTATAAAATATTTAAAATTCAGCCTTTTACCCGAGTATATTTATATATACTGATAACCGGAATTTCAGCAGTAATTCTGGCATGGTCGATACCTGATACCTCCAATAACTTAATCAACCTCCTTTTAAAGCCATTGGTTGTGATAATCATTTTTCTTATCATAAATTTGTGGCTTAAATTTTTTCCGTTTAAAGAAATTTTTTCTACAAATCTTAAGAGTTTTTTGAGTGGAAAAAAATAA
- a CDS encoding FkbM family methyltransferase translates to MNLLRKKAIDLAYSYWPSLYKKRFFKKINQLNALNIKQRNVEFEFLILSRFLDKDSVFFDIGVNMGYYIYYAEQLVHPENIVGFEPHPELYKRIKHLFPKIHTSNIALSNTCEVLNFKVPIINSHETTGRGTLNTEYKEENETSSKIYEVQTETLDRFIKNHQIEKISFIKIDVEGAEIKVIEGAKETLRKFRPTLLIEVEERHHNQNIWNIIQPILELGYLSFYLDRETLELKEFTSSTPTYQNTSELHNKTTYINNFIFLSK, encoded by the coding sequence ATGAATTTATTACGTAAAAAGGCAATTGATTTGGCTTATTCTTATTGGCCTTCACTATATAAAAAAAGATTTTTTAAAAAAATAAATCAGTTAAATGCTTTAAACATTAAACAAAGAAATGTAGAATTTGAATTTCTTATTCTCTCTCGTTTTCTTGATAAAGACAGTGTTTTTTTTGATATTGGTGTAAATATGGGATATTATATTTACTATGCGGAACAACTGGTACACCCTGAAAATATTGTTGGATTTGAGCCACATCCGGAACTATATAAAAGAATTAAACATTTATTTCCTAAAATACATACTTCTAATATTGCTTTGAGTAATACTTGTGAAGTTCTCAATTTTAAAGTTCCTATTATCAATTCTCATGAAACAACCGGACGCGGTACTTTAAACACTGAATATAAAGAAGAAAATGAAACTTCTTCAAAGATTTACGAAGTACAGACCGAAACTCTGGACAGATTTATAAAAAATCATCAGATTGAAAAAATTTCATTTATAAAAATTGATGTTGAAGGAGCTGAAATCAAGGTGATTGAAGGAGCTAAAGAAACACTAAGAAAATTTCGTCCGACACTATTAATAGAGGTTGAAGAAAGACACCATAATCAAAATATATGGAATATTATACAGCCTATATTGGAACTTGGTTATCTGTCTTTTTATCTGGACAGAGAAACCCTTGAACTGAAAGAGTTCACCTCTTCTACACCTACTTATCAGAATACATCTGAATTACATAATAAGACAACATATATAAATAATTTCATATTTTTATCAAAATAA
- a CDS encoding glycosyltransferase family 2 protein, with the protein MKLVVVVPVYNEAKFLRECLESFASQSYKNITWIIVNDASTDESPEIIQNFIQDKSEFLFVNLTHKSEHKPGAKVVRTFYKGLNSVNYKDFDVIAKLDADIILPPDYYETMITELENNPKIGMVGGLVYVEKNGIWNHETIASKNHIRGAVKTYRKECFEDIGGLRETLGWDNLDVLLSRMKGWDVKVVKNVWVKLLKPTAHVYNDTKALKLGKYFYNIGLDPALSFISCAKAAWNDRSVSNFFISYQSYISMVINKEERKITPDEISFIRKYRWKEVLNKFGI; encoded by the coding sequence TTGAAGTTAGTTGTTGTAGTACCGGTATATAATGAAGCCAAATTTTTACGTGAATGTTTGGAATCATTTGCAAGTCAATCGTATAAAAATATTACCTGGATAATTGTAAATGATGCTTCCACCGATGAATCACCGGAAATTATACAAAATTTCATTCAGGATAAATCTGAATTTTTATTCGTGAATCTGACTCATAAATCAGAACACAAACCGGGTGCTAAAGTTGTACGTACTTTTTACAAAGGCTTGAATTCTGTTAATTATAAAGATTTTGACGTAATTGCAAAATTAGATGCAGACATAATACTTCCTCCGGATTATTATGAAACCATGATTACGGAACTTGAAAATAATCCAAAAATCGGTATGGTAGGCGGTTTGGTTTACGTTGAAAAAAACGGCATCTGGAATCATGAAACCATAGCAAGCAAAAATCATATTCGCGGAGCTGTAAAAACTTACAGAAAAGAATGCTTTGAAGATATTGGCGGATTACGAGAGACCTTAGGCTGGGACAATCTGGACGTATTATTATCTAGAATGAAGGGTTGGGATGTTAAAGTTGTAAAAAATGTCTGGGTAAAACTTTTAAAGCCTACGGCTCATGTATATAATGATACCAAAGCGCTTAAACTAGGAAAGTATTTTTACAATATCGGTTTAGATCCTGCTCTTTCGTTTATTTCGTGTGCCAAAGCTGCATGGAACGATCGTTCTGTATCTAATTTCTTCATTTCGTACCAATCCTATATATCTATGGTCATAAATAAAGAAGAAAGAAAAATTACACCTGATGAAATTTCATTTATCAGAAAATACCGCTGGAAAGAAGTTTTAAATAAATTCGGTATATGA